The proteins below are encoded in one region of Micromonospora sp. DSM 45708:
- a CDS encoding cation:proton antiporter regulatory subunit, translating into MRVRVEQTALPGIGVRHDLMTESGRRLGVVSHRNGRRDLVLYDPDDPDSCQHDIPLTDDEAEALADILGASLMLGQLSGLREQAAGLLTEQIVIPAGSKYVGRRLGDTKARTRTSASIVAVLRQGEVNVSPDPTFRFESGDVVVVVGTRQGLDGVTAILAETDPDG; encoded by the coding sequence GTGCGAGTACGTGTCGAACAGACCGCCTTACCGGGAATCGGCGTACGTCATGACCTGATGACGGAATCCGGCCGCCGGCTCGGCGTGGTCTCCCATCGCAATGGCCGCCGCGACCTGGTCCTCTACGACCCGGACGATCCCGACTCCTGTCAGCACGACATACCGCTGACCGACGACGAGGCGGAGGCGCTGGCCGACATCCTCGGCGCGTCGCTGATGCTGGGTCAGCTCTCCGGGCTGCGCGAGCAGGCCGCCGGGCTGCTGACCGAGCAGATCGTGATCCCGGCCGGCTCGAAGTACGTCGGCCGGCGGCTCGGCGACACGAAGGCCCGCACCCGGACCAGCGCGTCCATCGTGGCCGTGCTGCGTCAGGGCGAGGTGAACGTCTCGCCCGACCCCACCTTCCGGTTCGAATCCGGCGACGTGGTCGTCGTGGTCGGCACCCGTCAGGGGCTCGACGGCGTCACCGCGATCCTCGCCGAGACCGACCCGGACGGCTGA
- a CDS encoding cation:proton antiporter, whose product MHETHILLIEVGALLLLLGLLGRLSRRVGVSPIPLYLLAGLAFGHGGLLPLNASEEFFAIGAEIGVILLLVMLGLEYSANELVGNLRSAAPAGLIDAVFNALPGFAFALLLGWGWVAAVVLAGVTWVSSSGVIAKVLGDLGRVGNRETPVILSVLVIEDLAMALYLPLVTALLAGVGLVKGGIALAVAVFTVVVVLAVAIRYGHLISTALSAKDPEALLLGVLGLTLLVAGIAAKLQVSAAVGAFLVGIALSGPVAHHATELLSPLRDLFAAVFFVFFGLVTNPLDMPPVLLPALLLAVVTMATKVATGYLAARRAGIAEPGRWRAGLALTPRGEFSIVIAGLAVSAVYPVEPKLAALATAYVLITVVTGPLLARLTDTPWFKQWLRRRAAAARSTATVPVGD is encoded by the coding sequence ATGCACGAAACCCACATCCTGCTCATCGAAGTCGGCGCGCTGCTGCTGCTTCTCGGCCTGCTCGGTCGCCTCAGCCGTCGCGTCGGCGTCTCGCCCATCCCGCTCTACCTGCTCGCCGGCCTCGCCTTCGGGCACGGCGGCCTGCTGCCGCTCAACGCCAGCGAGGAGTTCTTCGCGATCGGCGCGGAGATCGGCGTGATCCTGCTGCTGGTCATGCTCGGCCTGGAGTACAGCGCGAACGAACTGGTCGGCAACCTCCGCTCGGCGGCGCCGGCCGGCCTGATCGACGCGGTGTTCAACGCGCTGCCCGGCTTCGCCTTCGCGCTGCTGCTCGGCTGGGGCTGGGTCGCCGCCGTGGTGCTGGCCGGCGTCACCTGGGTGTCGTCCTCGGGCGTGATCGCCAAGGTGCTCGGCGACCTGGGCCGGGTCGGTAACCGGGAGACGCCGGTGATCCTCTCCGTCCTCGTGATCGAGGACCTGGCGATGGCGCTCTACCTGCCGCTGGTCACCGCGCTGCTCGCCGGCGTCGGCCTGGTGAAGGGCGGCATCGCGCTCGCCGTCGCGGTGTTCACCGTGGTCGTCGTGCTGGCCGTGGCGATCCGGTACGGGCATCTGATCTCCACCGCGCTCTCCGCCAAGGACCCGGAGGCGCTGCTGCTCGGCGTGCTCGGGCTGACCCTGCTGGTCGCCGGCATCGCGGCCAAGCTCCAGGTCTCCGCCGCGGTCGGCGCGTTCCTGGTCGGCATCGCGCTGTCCGGGCCGGTCGCGCACCACGCCACCGAGTTGCTGTCGCCGCTGCGGGACCTCTTCGCCGCGGTCTTCTTCGTGTTCTTCGGGCTGGTCACCAACCCGCTGGACATGCCGCCGGTGCTGCTGCCCGCGCTGCTGCTGGCCGTGGTGACCATGGCGACGAAGGTGGCCACCGGCTACCTGGCCGCCCGCCGGGCCGGGATCGCCGAGCCGGGACGCTGGCGGGCCGGCCTGGCGCTCACCCCGCGCGGCGAGTTCTCCATCGTCATCGCCGGGCTGGCCGTCTCCGCCGTCTACCCGGTGGAGCCGAAGCTGGCCGCGCTCGCCACCGCGTACGTGCTGATCACGGTGGTGACCGGTCCGCTGCTCGCCCGGTTGACGGACACTCCGTGGTTCAAGCAGTGGCTGCGCCGACGTGCCGCCGCCGCCCGGTCGACGGCCACGGTGCCGGTGGGCGACTGA
- a CDS encoding heat shock protein transcriptional repressor HspR: MSEEYVGSGDPAYEAKILMISVAARMAGMHPQTLRQYDRLGLVQPGRAAGGGRRYSVRDVVLLREVQRLSQDDGINLAGVKRIIGLERLLEEAQQRVARLEAELDAAYRRIAELESLGGFPRGDLVPTNRTSTALVVWRPRRTPDR, from the coding sequence ATGTCGGAGGAGTACGTCGGCTCGGGTGACCCGGCCTACGAAGCCAAGATTCTGATGATCTCGGTGGCGGCGCGGATGGCGGGCATGCACCCCCAGACGCTGCGCCAGTACGACCGGCTGGGCCTGGTGCAGCCCGGCCGGGCGGCCGGCGGCGGTCGCCGGTACAGCGTCCGGGACGTGGTGCTGCTCCGCGAGGTGCAACGGCTCAGCCAGGACGACGGGATCAACCTGGCCGGGGTCAAGCGGATCATCGGGCTGGAGCGGCTGCTGGAGGAGGCGCAGCAGCGGGTGGCCCGGCTGGAGGCGGAGCTGGACGCCGCGTACCGGCGGATCGCCGAGCTGGAGTCGCTGGGTGGCTTCCCGCGCGGCGACCTGGTGCCCACCAACCGCACCTCCACCGCGCTCGTGGTCTGGCGTCCCCGCCGCACCCCCGACCGCTGA